GAAGTTGATATTGTTCGGCGGGATCGGCGACTGGAACCACTTCTTATAGAGCGCATCGATCTCGGGACTCTGGTACACCTGGGCGGTTACCCGATCCACCACGGCCTTGAAGGCGGGATCATCCTTGCGGAGCATGATGCCGTAGGGCTCGGGCTTGGAAAATGCGTCCTCACTGATGACGTATCCGGAAGGGTCTTTCGACCGTGCCACGGCCACGGCCAGTTGTACGTCGTCCAGCACATAGGCGCTCGCGCGGCCCGTCTCAAGCATGAGGAATGCTTCGAGCTGATCCTTGGCCGCCACCACGTTCATACCCAGATTCCGCTCGGTATTGACCTTGTTGAGCTGATTGATATTGGTGGACCCGGCAACCGATACCACTGTCTTCCCCTTCAGATCCTCAATCTTGCGGAGGTTCGACGACTTCTTGGCGACGAAGCGGCTGGCCGTGAGGAAATGAGAGTTGGCAAAGGCCACCTGTTTCTGACGCTCGGCGCTATTCGTGGCCGATGCGCAGTTAAGATCGATCGTTCCGTTCAATAGCAGCGGAATGCGATTCGCCGCGGTTACCGGCGTGAACTCGACTGCGAGCTGAGGTTGGTTCAGCTCCTTCTTCACGGCGTCAACAATCTTCATGCAGAGGTCAACCGTAAATCCAACCGGCTTCTGATTGCCATCAAGGTAGCTGAACGGCACAGAGGCTTCCTGGAAGCCGATGACGATGCGATTCGTCTCCTTCACCTTCTGCAGGGTACCGTCTTGCGGCGCCGCAAACGTGACGTTCGTGGCCAGGGCGATAGCAACCACGAGTGCGTTCTTCAGTGCGTGCATGTCATATTCTCCTTGGTGTCAAGCATTGGCAGGATCGATCAGTGCTGCAGGATCTTCGCGAGGAAGTCTTGTGCGCGCACCGTGCGAGCCTGAGGGGTACCGAAAAACTCGATCGCAGCGCAGTCTTCAATGATCTGTCCTGCGTCCATGAAGATCACTCGATCGCCGACCTTCTTGGCGAAACCCATTTCGTGCGTGACACACATCATGGTCATCCCTTCGTTCGCGAGTTGCACCATCACATCCAGCACTTCGCCGACCATTTCCGGATCCAGCGCCGACGTCGGCTCATCGAACAGCATGACGACAGGATCCATGCACAGTGCCCGTGCGATCGCGACACGCTGCTGTTGGCCGCCAGAGAGCTGACCTGGATATTTCTGGGCGTGACTGGCCAAGCCGACTCGCTCCAGCATGCGCAGCCCACGAGCCTTCGCGTCCGTGGCATTGCGCTTCAGTACCTTGACCTGAGCAAGCGTCAGGTTCTCGGTGACCGAAAGATGCGGGAAGAGCTCGAAGTGCTGGAACACCATCCCCACTTGCGAGCGCAGTCGTGGCAGATTGGTTTTTGGATCGCTAATAGAGGTGCCGCTTACGATGATGTCACCCTTCTGAATAGGCTCCAGCGCATTGACGGTCTTGATCAGCGTGCTTTTGCCCGAGCCGGAAGGACCACAAACGACAACCACCTCCCCCTTCTGGATTGTGGTCGAGCAATCCTTGAGCACTTGGACGCTGCCATACCACTTACTGATGTTCTTGATCTCAACCAAAATCTGCTCCTATCTTGCCTTCCTGGGGAGGGGCGTCAAACATCTGCTGTAGGGTTTTTGACATGCCAGTTGCTCGATATCTGTTCGACTGGTCACATCCCGATCGCTCACGCACTAATCTGAATTAGTTTTTATTTAACAAAACCAGATCTTTATTAATCCGACACCATTCGCTCATAGAAACCGCCGCATCATGCTGCGAGAGATTTCAATTTCAAAAAACGTCGCATTAAAATTTTCAAAACCCATTCATCAAGCCCACCAACGCTTTTGCCGTATCGCCTTGGAACGGGTGTTACGGCTCATGGTCGATGCTCTTGATGAACGCATTCTGATTGCTGCCTTCCATTCCAACAAACGACTTTTTTCGATCCCGTATGATGAATTACAGGAATACATCATCGGGTTTTCCCGCCCTCGGCACCGCGTGAAGACGAGCCCCTATCGGCCGCTTCGGCGGCCAAAAAACAGCTTTATCAGCACATATTGAGGAAATTTTTGCGAAGAAATGGCGATTTGTGCTTTTTCGGCGGCAGCTAGATCGGCTGGCGTCCACGCAGCGGGAGGCTTTCGGCAGGCGCCATGTTGGGGGTGACCGTGCACTGCTGCGCAGCAGCACACATCACCGAACTAGGGAAAGCCCTAAGGTAGGGAAAGCGAATAGCAGAGGTGCTTCGTGACAGCCTTAACGGAAGCTTAAGGAATCCCCACCACTCCGAGATGGAAGAGCCACGGTCAAGGCACGACGAATCGGAGACAGGGCCCACATCACGGCCAGCAAGCACTCCGAAAGCCAACTGACTTGTTCTTTTATTCCATTACGGAGAAGATTAAAAAACACAAATTTATTGCCCATGGATGCACAGCAACTTCAGAGCTTTGTGATGGTTCTCGAGCTAGGTTCTCTTTCCGATGCGGCAAGAAAACTTGGCGTAACCCCGGCTGCCGTGGCAGCCCGAATCCGAACACTGGAAGATGAGATCGGGGCATCGCTCGTTAAGCGAACAGGACGTTATGTGAAGCCGACAATGGCGGGCATCAACATCCTGGAACGTAGCCGTGGATTGCTACGCGACATGAGAGACCTGCGGGTAGCTGCGAATACTGAAGGATCTTTGGGCGAGCTTCGGCTGGGCGTGTTCCCCTCCGCGATGACGAGCCTGCTTCCTCGGGTACTTCAGCGCCTGTATCGGAAACAGCCTGACTTGAAAATCCTGGTCACCTCGGGGACTTCGCTCGAACTCAGTTGCAAGGTTGGAGACGGCACCCTTGACGCAAGCGTCGTGGTGGAACCACAGTATCCGATCCCCAAATCGTGCGAGTGGAGCGAACTGGTGGCCGAACCGCTTGTACTTGTGGTCCCTGCTGCGCTGGCCAAAGCGGATCCTCACCATCTGCTTACTAGTGAACCCTTCATTCGCTACGACCGACAGTTGCTTGGCGGACAGCTAGCGGAGCGTTATCTTCGCCAACACGGGATCTCCCCTGCCGATCGGGTCGAACTCGATAGTGTCATGGCGATCGCTGCATTGGTAGACCTCGGCTTGGGTGTCGCGTTGCTCCCCGATTGGGCGCCTTTATGGCACGCCGGGCTCGCCATTGCGCGCATCGCATTGCCCCATCGCCCCCCACTCGCCGTGTTGGGCTGATCTGGGCACTACACGGGCCGCGGGCGGCCCTGGCCGAAGCATTCTTCGCTGAAGCCAGAGCGGCAGTACGTCGGCCTCGTAAGGCAGACACTACCCGCAAACACTAGCACCTCGCTACCGCGCGGTTCGATAGCCGCTGATGGGCAATGAACTGCGTGTCATGGCGTCTTCGCAAGTTTCCTTGAACAGGGTGCGCCGCTCGCGGGTGCGGCATATCAGCGTTGGTCTTTGCCAAAACTTCAGCGCAAACCATAAAAAAATTATGTAGTCATTTTTCTCCTGCTGCGCTGTGGCTTCGTACCGTCGGGACAGAATACCGACCATAACGACACCGTACCGACATGCGCAATGACCATGTCGCACACACATCCGCCGCACAGGAGACAACATGCCACCCACTCCCCTTCACCGGCGCGCTACGTGCGCGCTTTCCCTCGTACTCACGGTTCTGGCGACCTCTGCGCATGCCGCCTATCCCGACAAGCCGATTCGGCTAATTGTGCCCTTTCCTCCCGGCGGGGCCACCGATGTCATCGGTCGAGTCGTCGCGAGCCGACTGGGTACCGAGTTGGGACAACAAGTCGTCGTGGACAATCGCGCAGGCGCCACCGGAACGATTGGCGCAGAAGCCGCGGCCAAGGCCGCACCGGACGGCTACACGCTACTGATGGGCACGCTCACAACGTACTCCACGATGGCTATCCTCGAGCAAGGAAAGCTACGCTTCGATTTGCTCAAGGACTTCACACCGGTAATGGTGGTCGGCGCCGTCCCCTGGTCGTGGTCGTGAACCCGAAGATCCCTGCCAAGAATCTGAAGGACCTGGTGGATTATGCAAAGGCAAATCCTGACAAGGTCTCTTTCGCCTCTGCGGGGGCAAGCTCAGTGCAGCGCATGGCGGCGGAAATGATGCGCAAGGAGGCTGGCGTGCGCATGCTTCACGTCCCGTACAAGGGAAGCGCACCCGCCATGACCGATCTCGTCGCCGGTCAGGTCGACATGATGGTGGAAACGGTACCGGCCGCGCAGAACTTCGTGAAGAGCGGCCGGCTGCGCGCATTGGCGGTGACGGTGCCGACCCGCGTCGCCATGCTGCCAGACACACCGACAACCCAAGAAGCAGGTCTGCCATCCGTGGAAATCAGTTCCATGTTTGGCGTATTGGCGCCGGCCGGCACACCCGCAGACATCATCGACCGGCTCAATGCGGCAATGGCCAAAGTGCTGAGCAATCCCGATGTTCAGAGCCAATTGCTCAAACAAGGCGTCTATACCCAGGCTCCCAGCACGTCGACCCAATCCGCCGCACAACTGCGTGGCGAGCATGCACGATGGGAAAAATTGATCAAGGACGCGGCGATCCGCTCCGACAACTGAGCACCGAATTCCTGAAGGAAAAATCATGAGTACCGAGTACGAATCAAACAATCAGCCCGACGCGAATGAGCCCGCCGGGCTCAGGCAAGGTCTGACGAACTACGGCGACCAAGGATTCTCGCTGTTCCTCCGCAAGGCATTGATCAAGGGCGCAGGCTATACGGACGAGGCCCTGGATCGGCCCGTTATCGGCGTGGTGAACACGGGCAGCTCCTACAACTCTTGTCACGGCAACATGCCGGCGCTTCTCGAAGCGGTGAAGCGCGGCATCATGTTGGCCGGTGGTCTGCCGATGGACTTTCCGACCATCTCGATTCACGAAGCCTTTTCGACGCCGACGAGCATGTATCTCCGAAACCTGATGTCCATGGACACAGAGGAGATGATTCGCGCGCAACCTATGGACGCGGTAGTCCTCATTGGCGGGTGCGACAAGACTGTTCCCGCACAACTGATGGGCGCAACCTCTGCAGGCCTACCGGCCATCCAGCTCATTACCGGATCCATGCTTACTGGCGCCCATCGAGGCGAACGCGTCGGGGCATGCACCGACTGCCGGCGACACTGGGGCCGCTACCGCGCCGACGAGATTGACACCGCGGAGATCAGCAGCATCAACAATCAGCTTGTGGCCAGCGTCGGGACCTGTTCCGTCATGGGCACCGCCAGCACGATGGCGTGTATCGCCGAAGCGCTGGGCATGACTGTGCCAGGCGGCGCCTCCCCACCGGCTGTGACGGCTGACCGCATGCGAGTTGCCGAGATGACCGGCGCGCGCGCGGTTGGCTTGGCCCGCGAGCGACTCACGATTGACAAGATCCTGACGCCTGCTGCGTTTGAAAATGCCATGCGCGTGCTCCTCGCGATCGGTGGTTCGACCAATGGAGTAGTGCACCTTGCGGCAATTGCCGGGCGCGCTGGCATCGAGATTGATATGGTCGCTCTTGATCGCATGAGTCGCGAGACACCCGTCCTGCTGAATCTGAAGCCGTCTGGCGAACACTATATGGAGGACTTCCACAAGGCCGGCGGCATGGCTACGCTTCTGCGCATCCTCAAGCCGTTGCTCCGCCTTGACGCTCTCACCGTAACTGGCCGGACGCTCGGAGAGGAGATCGAACTGTCTGGCGCAGGCTTTGCGCAACAGGTGGTCAGGTCCCTCGAAGATCCGATCTACCCGCAGGGTGGCATTGCAGTGCTCAAGGGAAACCTCGCGCCTGGCGGCGCGATCATCAAACAATCTGCCGCCGACGAAGGACTCATGGAACACGAAGGACGTGCTGTAGTGTTCGAGAACTCCGAGGATCTGGTGAACCGCGTGGACGACGAATCGCTCGATGTGACAGCCAACGATATCCTCGTGCTGAAGAATATTGGGCCCAAAGGCGCGCCGGGGATGCCCGAGGCTGGTTACATCCCGATTCCCAGAAAGCTTGCCCGCGCCGGCGTGAAGGACATGGTTCGCATCTCGGACGGGCGCATGAGCGGCACGGCATTCGGCACTATCGTCCTTCACGTCACTCCCGAAGCCGCAGTCGGGGGTCCGCTGGCCTATGTGCAATCTGGAGATCGCATCCGCCTGAGTGTGAAATCGCGCGAGATCAGCCTGCTGATTTCGGACGAAGAGCTCGCGCGACGGCGTGAACAGTCGCCCGTCATCGAACCCAAAGCCAGCCGTGGATATCGCAAGCTATTCTTGGATTCCGTGCTGCAGGCTGACCAGGGGTGGACTTCGATTTCCTCCGGGCAGTCGAGATCAATGCCAAGGCACCCTCGGCTGACTGACACAGCCCGCGTGGTAACCGACACAACGTGCGGCCAACGGTGCATTCCAGCAGGGTATCGCTGGAATGCACGCTCGACTCCGGAAGCCGACCTTTCTTGATACTCCTTGCGTCGGCCCGAGTAAACCCAAGCGTCGCGCCGGAGTCTCTAACGTCCGGCCCATGTCAGGCGTCGTATTGCCGCCGCACGACGCAAACTATTCGGGCTGTATGTTGCCCGCTTTGATGACCTCAGCCCACCTACGAGTCTCGGCCTGGACAAATGCCGCGGCCTTCTCGGGCGTGGAACCGATAACGGGTTCGACACCAATTTCTGCATGCGTTGTTTGACCTCGGCATCCCTCACGACCGTCTGCAGGGCAGCACTCAACTTTTCGATCACTGGCGTTGGCGTGCCGCGCGGAACCATGACCATGTTCCAGATCGACGTCTCGTAGTTGGGAAAACCTGCTTCTTTCATCGTCGGGACATTCGGCAATACTGACGAGCGCGTGGCCGTCGTGACGGCAAGCGCCTTCAGCTTTCCCGACTGCACCATCGGGGCGGCGGTGGACACGGCGTCAGTCAGAAACTGGACATCCCCCGCCATGACCGATTGGATGGCTTGGCTCGCACCGCGGAACGGTACATGGATGACTTCGATCTTTTCCTGGTACTTCAGCAACTCCACCGCCATGTGCAAGGCACTACCTTTTCCGGCCGAGCCATAGCTGTATTTCGCAGGATTT
This region of Cupriavidus sp. EM10 genomic DNA includes:
- a CDS encoding amino acid ABC transporter substrate-binding protein, whose amino-acid sequence is MHALKNALVVAIALATNVTFAAPQDGTLQKVKETNRIVIGFQEASVPFSYLDGNQKPVGFTVDLCMKIVDAVKKELNQPQLAVEFTPVTAANRIPLLLNGTIDLNCASATNSAERQKQVAFANSHFLTASRFVAKKSSNLRKIEDLKGKTVVSVAGSTNINQLNKVNTERNLGMNVVAAKDQLEAFLMLETGRASAYVLDDVQLAVAVARSKDPSGYVISEDAFSKPEPYGIMLRKDDPAFKAVVDRVTAQVYQSPEIDALYKKWFQSPIPPNNINFNYPMAQVLRNAYKKPSSSFDPDAYAQ
- a CDS encoding amino acid ABC transporter ATP-binding protein; amino-acid sequence: MVEIKNISKWYGSVQVLKDCSTTIQKGEVVVVCGPSGSGKSTLIKTVNALEPIQKGDIIVSGTSISDPKTNLPRLRSQVGMVFQHFELFPHLSVTENLTLAQVKVLKRNATDAKARGLRMLERVGLASHAQKYPGQLSGGQQQRVAIARALCMDPVVMLFDEPTSALDPEMVGEVLDVMVQLANEGMTMMCVTHEMGFAKKVGDRVIFMDAGQIIEDCAAIEFFGTPQARTVRAQDFLAKILQH
- a CDS encoding LysR family transcriptional regulator gives rise to the protein MDAQQLQSFVMVLELGSLSDAARKLGVTPAAVAARIRTLEDEIGASLVKRTGRYVKPTMAGINILERSRGLLRDMRDLRVAANTEGSLGELRLGVFPSAMTSLLPRVLQRLYRKQPDLKILVTSGTSLELSCKVGDGTLDASVVVEPQYPIPKSCEWSELVAEPLVLVVPAALAKADPHHLLTSEPFIRYDRQLLGGQLAERYLRQHGISPADRVELDSVMAIAALVDLGLGVALLPDWAPLWHAGLAIARIALPHRPPLAVLG
- a CDS encoding tripartite tricarboxylate transporter substrate binding protein is translated as MKTYWMALCVATLGVASAHAQAPYPDHPVRMVVGFAAGGSTDLVARIVANKLSAVLGQAIVVENKAGAGGTIATDAVAKSKADGYTLLFGTSSHAINTTLYKRLPYDPNDVVPVSVVASVPMVLAVTPSVKANNAKELVDDIRRNPAKYSYGSAGKGSALHMAVELLKYQEKIEVIHVPFRGASQAIQSVMAGDVQFLTDAVSTAAPMVQSGKLKALAVTTATRSSVLPNVPTMKEAGFPNYETSIWNMVMVPRGTPTPVIEKLSAALQTVVRDAEVKQRMQKLVSNPLSVPRPRRPRHLSRPRLVGGLRSSKRATYSPNSLRRAAAIRRLTWAGR